In Helianthus annuus cultivar XRQ/B chromosome 9, HanXRQr2.0-SUNRISE, whole genome shotgun sequence, the following are encoded in one genomic region:
- the LOC110874972 gene encoding flavonol sulfotransferase-like: protein MSTYLLPDQNDCHHGASINAQNDIQSDEQHMINNLLATLPKAKAWRSEHIFLYKGFWLSSEVIKGLLLIHKHFTPQPTDIFLAAFMKCGTTWLKALMFAIANRHRYKLSDHPLLRTGPQSAFPFIDTHIFLDYPATNFDNLPVPRLFATHFAHGLLPTSITSTCKFVYVCRDPKDALVSKWHFLSKLRSKELPPLPFDEAYELFCNGVSEYGPFWDHVLGYWKPSQESPDKILFLKYEDMKKEPSVELKKLAAFMGMPFTAEEEKEGVVEEIVKLCSFENLSSLEVNKGGGGGQKFTAKVVVENQEFFRKGEVGDWKNHLTEEMKDRIDNITNDKLKGSGLTLGLTK, encoded by the exons ATGTCGACCTACCTTCTTCCAGACCAAAACGATTGCCACCACGGCGCGTCCATTAACGCCCAAAACGACATTCAATCAGATGAACAACACATGATCAACAACCTCCTTGCAACTCTCCCCAAAGCGAAAGCATGGAGAAGTGAACACATTTTTCTCTACAAGGGTTTTTGGTTAAGCTCCGAAGTGATCAAAGGCCTTTTGTTGATTCACAAACACTTCACCCCTCAACCAACCGATATCTTCCTTGCAGCTTTCATGAAGTGTGGCACCACCTGGCTCAAAGCTCTCATGTTCGCCATCGCTAACCGCCACCGTTACAAGCTTTCTGACCACCCCCTCCTTCGAACCGGGCCTCAGAGCGCTTTCCCTTTCATTGACACCCATATTTTCCTTGATTACCCGGCAACAAACTTCGACAACCTCCCGGTTCCTCGACTCTTCGCAACACACTTCGCGCATGGCTTGTTACCGACGTCGATTACCTCGACATGCAAGTTTGTGTACGTGTGTAGGGACCCGAAAGATGCACTTGTTTCGAAGTGGCATTTTTTGAGTAAACTTAGGTCGAAAGAATTGCCACCTCTTCCGTTTGATGAAGCTTACGAGCTGTTTTGCAATGGAGTTTCAGAGTATGGACCCTTTTGGGACCATGTGTTAGGATATTGGAAACCAAGCCAG GAATCACCGGATAAGATCTTGTTTTTGAAGTACGAGGATATGAAGAAGGAGCCATCGGTGGAGCTGAAGAAGCTAGCGGCGTTCATGGGAATGCCGTTTACAGCAGAGGAAGAGAAGGAAGGGGTGGTGGAGGAGATCGTAAAGTTGTGTAGCTTTGAGAATTTGAGTAGCCTAGAGGTTAACAAAGGTGGCGGCGGTGGTCAGAAGTTCACCGCAAAGGTGGTGGTGGAGAATCAGGAGTTTTTCAGGAAAGGAGAGGTGGGAGATTGGAAGAATCACTTGACAGAAGAGATGAAAGATCGGATTGATAATATCACCAACGACAAGTTGAAAGGTTCTGGTTTAACGTTAGGTCTCACCAAATAA